The Halorientalis sp. IM1011 genome window below encodes:
- a CDS encoding response regulator, giving the protein MRETQPVVLVVENNATRAELYELWLAECTVRIAVTKRQVAETFDDDVDVVVLAEEFGDGAAANVLELVRARGGYCEVVTTTADRNRSFPELDVDHHLAKPVFEDELRSLVDRLARRTRFRETVIEYYRRTTQLASAEVGATAGESDLPDRESLERRVRRLKERFERLRGAMDVDDIHAVLDTIRQTRGPSREPDGESKYAPNKCVNCGNEWGIGPGDNPARGYRRLGSYVWRCTDCGHVQMQTDPSHQRLAPYH; this is encoded by the coding sequence ATGAGGGAGACACAACCTGTCGTTCTCGTCGTCGAGAACAACGCGACTCGGGCGGAGCTCTACGAGCTGTGGCTCGCGGAGTGTACGGTCCGTATCGCGGTGACGAAGCGGCAGGTCGCCGAGACGTTCGACGACGACGTGGACGTCGTCGTTCTGGCCGAGGAGTTCGGGGACGGTGCAGCCGCGAACGTACTGGAGCTGGTCCGGGCCCGAGGCGGGTACTGTGAGGTCGTGACGACGACGGCCGACCGGAACAGATCGTTCCCGGAGCTCGACGTCGACCATCACCTCGCGAAACCCGTCTTCGAGGACGAACTCCGGTCGCTGGTCGACCGCCTCGCGCGCCGGACACGGTTCCGGGAGACGGTGATCGAGTACTACAGACGGACGACACAGCTCGCCTCGGCCGAGGTCGGCGCGACGGCCGGCGAGAGCGACCTGCCGGACCGGGAGTCGCTCGAACGACGGGTTCGAAGGCTCAAAGAAAGGTTCGAGCGGCTCCGGGGAGCGATGGACGTCGACGACATCCACGCCGTCCTCGACACGATCCGCCAGACCCGGGGGCCGAGCCGAGAGCCCGACGGCGAGAGCAAGTACGCACCCAACAAGTGCGTCAACTGCGGCAACGAGTGGGGCATCGGTCCGGGCGATAACCCTGCACGCGGGTACAGGCGTCTCGGGTCGTACGTCTGGCGCTGTACCGACTGTGGTCACGTCCAGATGCAGACCGACCCCAGCCACCAGCGCCTCGCTCCGTACCACTGA
- a CDS encoding AMP-binding protein: MTSESLADLDEVVHEPSQEFVESTNVWEFMQTHGIDDYEALIERTTTDIEGEPDSGVDWFWDELVDYLDIEFYEDYDTVRDDTDGPQFTDWYPGGELNLAHNVVDRHAAADNERRNKVATIWEGEDGEVREVTYHELHRQANQVANALEERDIGTGDTVGLYMPMVPEVVSILYGCFKAGAIAVPIFSGFGVDATATRLEDPECSVLFTGDGFLRRGDPVTLKETADEAIEQADTEVESVIVYDRLGADIPITDGRDEWWADAVATQSDEYDTKSLPSDQESMLLYSSGTTGKPKGIVHTHAGVQTQCAKELYFGFDLQPSDRFFWVSDIGWMMGPWTLIGNHTFGGTIFMYEGAPDHPEPDRFWEMIDRHSLTQFGISPTAIRALRKQGDEWVEGHDLSSLRLLGSTGEPWDPESWLWFHENVGGGDTPIINISGGTEICGCFLMPLPINDLKPCTLGGPGLGMDIDIVDATGESIKEDHERGYLVARDSCPSMTKSLWSGDERYLNEYWSRWDDLWNHGDWAQKDEDGFWFLHGRADDTLNVAGRKVGPAEVEGASMDHEAVNQAAAIGADDDTTGTAVVLYVIVEDGIEETDALREEIRTQVGEELGKPFRPREVLFVEEFPKTQSGKIIRRAVQATYEDEDLGDLSSIENPDALDAIEDAR; this comes from the coding sequence ATGACATCCGAATCGCTCGCCGATCTGGACGAAGTGGTCCACGAACCGAGTCAGGAGTTCGTCGAGTCCACCAACGTGTGGGAGTTCATGCAGACCCACGGGATCGACGACTACGAGGCACTGATCGAGCGGACCACGACCGACATCGAGGGTGAACCCGACTCCGGCGTCGACTGGTTCTGGGACGAACTCGTCGACTACCTCGACATCGAGTTCTACGAGGACTACGACACGGTTCGCGATGATACGGATGGCCCGCAGTTCACCGACTGGTACCCCGGCGGCGAACTCAACCTCGCCCACAACGTCGTCGACCGCCACGCCGCCGCCGACAACGAGCGCCGGAACAAGGTCGCGACCATCTGGGAGGGCGAAGACGGCGAGGTCCGGGAGGTCACCTACCACGAACTCCACCGGCAGGCCAATCAGGTGGCCAACGCCCTCGAAGAACGGGATATCGGGACCGGCGACACCGTGGGCCTCTACATGCCGATGGTCCCCGAGGTCGTCTCGATCCTCTACGGCTGTTTCAAGGCCGGCGCGATCGCCGTCCCCATCTTCTCCGGGTTCGGCGTCGACGCCACCGCCACCCGCCTCGAGGACCCCGAGTGCTCGGTTCTCTTCACCGGCGACGGCTTCCTCCGCCGGGGCGACCCGGTGACGCTCAAGGAGACCGCCGACGAGGCCATCGAGCAGGCCGACACAGAGGTAGAGTCGGTGATCGTCTACGACCGACTGGGAGCAGACATACCGATCACCGACGGCCGCGACGAGTGGTGGGCCGACGCCGTCGCCACCCAGTCCGACGAGTACGACACCAAGTCCCTTCCGAGCGACCAGGAGTCGATGCTGCTGTACTCCTCGGGGACCACCGGCAAGCCCAAAGGGATCGTCCACACCCACGCCGGCGTCCAGACCCAGTGTGCCAAGGAACTGTACTTCGGGTTCGACCTGCAGCCCTCGGATCGGTTCTTCTGGGTTTCGGATATCGGCTGGATGATGGGGCCGTGGACGCTGATCGGCAACCACACCTTCGGCGGAACGATCTTCATGTACGAGGGTGCACCGGACCACCCCGAACCCGACCGGTTCTGGGAGATGATCGACCGCCACTCCCTCACCCAGTTCGGTATCTCCCCGACTGCGATCCGGGCGCTCCGCAAGCAAGGCGACGAGTGGGTCGAGGGTCACGACCTCTCCTCGCTTCGACTCCTGGGGTCGACGGGCGAACCGTGGGATCCCGAGTCCTGGCTGTGGTTCCACGAGAACGTCGGCGGCGGCGACACGCCCATCATCAACATCAGCGGCGGCACCGAGATCTGTGGCTGTTTCCTGATGCCCCTGCCGATCAACGACCTCAAACCCTGCACCCTCGGCGGGCCGGGACTGGGTATGGACATCGACATCGTCGACGCCACCGGCGAGTCGATCAAGGAGGACCACGAGCGGGGCTATCTGGTCGCGCGTGACTCCTGTCCCTCGATGACGAAATCCCTCTGGAGCGGCGACGAGCGCTACCTGAACGAGTACTGGTCGCGGTGGGACGACCTCTGGAACCACGGCGACTGGGCCCAGAAGGACGAGGACGGTTTCTGGTTCCTCCACGGCCGGGCCGACGACACCCTCAACGTCGCCGGCCGCAAAGTGGGGCCGGCCGAGGTCGAGGGCGCATCGATGGACCACGAGGCCGTCAATCAGGCCGCCGCCATCGGTGCCGACGACGACACCACCGGTACCGCCGTCGTCCTCTACGTCATCGTCGAGGACGGGATCGAGGAGACGGACGCCCTCCGCGAGGAGATCCGCACACAGGTGGGCGAGGAACTGGGCAAACCGTTCCGCCCCCGCGAGGTCCTGTTCGTCGAGGAGTTCCCCAAGACCCAGTCGGGCAAGATCATCCGCCGGGCCGTCCAGGCCACCTACGAGGACGAGGATCTGGGAGATCTCTCCTCGATCGAGAACCCCGACGCACTGGACGCCATCGAGGACGCCCGCTAG
- the dnaJ gene encoding molecular chaperone DnaJ: MSEDFYDVLGVSRDASEDEIKQAYREKAREYHPDVSDDPNAEEKFKKAKTAKEVLTDEEKRQAYDRMGHERFEQAQKQGGFSGGGGARGQRGAGGDPFGQGGPFGDMGDIFEQFFGGGGGRGGARQGTDLRTDLSITLEEAASGVEKQLVITRPENCPDCHGDGHPPDSDSRTCPECEGRGQVTRVQQTPMGRVQQTTTCQRCGGEGTLYSETCDTCRGKGQVRNEVTLSVDVPAGIRDGQTLRMEGEGAPAEGGGPSGDLLIEVSIEDHPEFDREGDDLYHEYAISFPQAVFGDTVEVSTLDGAVELDVPKHTQSGEVFRLDGKGMPQLRGRGNGDMFVRVRVVTPDSLNDEQREALEAFAEAGGEEVDVEQGFFERLKNSF; encoded by the coding sequence ATGAGCGAGGATTTCTACGACGTACTCGGGGTGTCGCGAGACGCCAGCGAGGACGAGATCAAGCAGGCCTACCGGGAGAAAGCACGGGAGTACCATCCTGACGTGAGCGACGATCCGAACGCCGAAGAGAAGTTCAAGAAAGCCAAGACGGCCAAGGAGGTCCTCACGGACGAGGAGAAACGGCAGGCCTACGACCGCATGGGCCACGAGCGGTTCGAGCAGGCCCAGAAACAGGGTGGGTTCAGCGGTGGTGGCGGTGCCCGCGGCCAGCGCGGCGCGGGTGGCGACCCCTTCGGACAGGGCGGTCCATTCGGCGATATGGGCGACATCTTCGAGCAGTTCTTCGGCGGCGGGGGCGGTCGCGGCGGTGCTCGACAGGGCACGGATCTCCGGACCGACCTCTCGATCACGCTCGAAGAAGCCGCGAGCGGCGTCGAGAAACAACTCGTCATCACGCGACCCGAGAACTGTCCCGACTGTCACGGCGACGGACATCCGCCGGACAGCGACTCCCGCACCTGTCCGGAGTGTGAGGGTCGCGGACAGGTGACGCGCGTTCAGCAGACGCCGATGGGCCGGGTCCAGCAGACGACGACCTGTCAGCGCTGTGGGGGCGAGGGCACGCTCTACAGCGAGACCTGTGATACCTGCCGCGGGAAGGGACAGGTCCGCAACGAGGTGACCCTCTCCGTGGACGTGCCCGCCGGGATCCGGGACGGCCAGACCCTCCGGATGGAGGGCGAGGGCGCGCCAGCCGAGGGCGGTGGGCCAAGCGGTGACCTGCTGATCGAGGTGTCGATCGAGGACCATCCCGAGTTCGACCGGGAGGGCGACGACCTCTATCACGAGTACGCGATCTCCTTCCCGCAGGCGGTGTTCGGCGACACGGTGGAGGTGTCGACGCTCGACGGGGCCGTCGAACTCGACGTGCCGAAACACACCCAGAGCGGCGAAGTCTTCAGACTCGACGGCAAGGGGATGCCCCAACTCCGGGGCCGCGGGAACGGCGACATGTTCGTGCGGGTCCGGGTCGTCACGCCCGACAGCCTGAACGACGAGCAACGCGAGGCGCTGGAGGCGTTCGCCGAAGCCGGCGGCGAGGAAGTCGACGTCGAACAGGGCTTTTTCGAGCGACTGAAAAACAGCTTCTGA
- the dnaK gene encoding molecular chaperone DnaK, with translation MASNKILGIDLGTTNSAFAVMEGDDPEIIVNSEGERTTPSIVAFTEDGEQLVGKPAKNQAVQNPENTIQSIKRHMGEDDYTVEMNGEEYTPEQVSAMTLQKIKRDAEEYLGDEIEKAVITVPAYFSDRQRQATKDAGEIAGFEVERIINEPTAASMAYGLDDESDQTVLVYDLGGGTFDVSILDLGGGVYEVVATNGDNDLGGDDWDEAIIDYLADEFESEHGIDLRDDRQALQRLTEAAEEAKIELSNRKETTVNLPFIAADDDGPKDLEQKITRAKFESLTEDLVERTVGPTEQALEDAGYAKGDIDEVLLVGGSTRMPMIQDKVEELTGQEPKKNVNPDEAVALGAAIQGGVLSGDVDDIVLLDVTPLSLGIEVKGGLFERLIEKNTTIPTEESKIFTTAADNQTSVQVRVFQGEREMAEENELLGEFQLTGIPPAPAGTPQIEVGFNIDENGIVNVEAEDKGSGNAESITIEGGAGLSDEQIEEMQEEAEEHAEEDQKRRDFVEARNEAESAIQRAEKLLDENEEEIDEELESDIEAEIDRVQEALDEYENVDSEELETASDALESATESLSEELQEIGKQMYQEQAQQAAGGAGPGGAGAAGAGPGAGAGPGPGGAGPGADGGDEEYVDADFEDVDESDDE, from the coding sequence ATGGCGAGCAACAAGATTCTCGGTATCGACCTCGGTACCACCAACAGCGCTTTCGCGGTGATGGAGGGGGACGACCCGGAGATCATCGTCAACAGCGAAGGCGAGCGGACGACACCGTCGATCGTCGCCTTCACCGAGGACGGCGAGCAACTCGTCGGGAAGCCGGCCAAGAACCAGGCCGTCCAGAACCCCGAGAACACGATCCAGTCCATCAAGCGCCACATGGGCGAGGACGACTACACCGTCGAGATGAACGGGGAGGAGTACACCCCCGAACAGGTCTCGGCGATGACCCTCCAGAAGATCAAACGCGACGCGGAAGAGTATCTCGGTGACGAGATCGAGAAAGCCGTCATCACGGTCCCCGCGTACTTCAGCGACCGCCAGCGCCAGGCCACGAAGGACGCCGGCGAGATCGCCGGCTTCGAGGTCGAACGCATCATCAACGAACCGACCGCCGCGTCGATGGCCTACGGCCTCGACGACGAGTCCGACCAGACGGTACTGGTGTACGACCTCGGTGGCGGTACCTTCGACGTCTCTATTCTGGATCTCGGCGGCGGCGTCTACGAGGTCGTCGCCACCAACGGTGACAACGACCTCGGTGGGGACGACTGGGACGAGGCCATCATCGACTACCTCGCCGACGAGTTCGAGTCCGAACACGGGATCGACCTCCGTGACGACCGGCAGGCCCTCCAGCGGCTGACCGAGGCCGCCGAGGAGGCGAAGATCGAACTGTCGAACCGCAAAGAGACCACGGTCAACCTGCCCTTCATCGCGGCCGACGACGACGGCCCGAAGGACCTCGAACAGAAGATCACCCGCGCCAAGTTCGAGTCCCTGACCGAGGACCTCGTGGAGCGAACGGTCGGCCCGACCGAGCAGGCCCTCGAGGACGCCGGCTACGCCAAGGGCGACATCGACGAGGTCCTGCTCGTGGGTGGCTCGACCCGGATGCCGATGATCCAGGACAAGGTCGAGGAACTGACCGGCCAGGAGCCCAAGAAGAACGTCAACCCGGACGAGGCCGTCGCGCTGGGTGCGGCCATTCAGGGTGGTGTCCTCTCCGGCGACGTGGACGACATCGTCCTGCTGGACGTGACGCCCCTCTCGCTCGGGATCGAGGTCAAGGGCGGCCTGTTCGAGCGCCTGATCGAGAAGAACACAACGATTCCCACGGAGGAGTCGAAGATCTTCACCACGGCCGCGGACAACCAGACCTCCGTGCAGGTCCGGGTGTTCCAGGGCGAACGCGAGATGGCCGAGGAGAACGAGTTGCTGGGTGAGTTCCAGCTGACAGGCATCCCCCCGGCTCCGGCTGGAACGCCCCAGATCGAGGTCGGCTTCAACATCGACGAGAACGGTATCGTCAACGTCGAGGCCGAGGACAAGGGATCGGGCAACGCCGAGTCGATCACCATCGAGGGCGGCGCGGGCCTCAGCGACGAGCAGATCGAGGAGATGCAGGAGGAAGCCGAGGAACACGCCGAGGAAGACCAGAAGCGCCGCGACTTCGTGGAGGCACGTAACGAGGCCGAGTCGGCCATCCAGCGCGCGGAGAAGCTACTCGACGAGAACGAAGAGGAGATCGACGAGGAGCTCGAGAGCGATATCGAGGCCGAGATCGACCGCGTGCAGGAGGCCCTCGACGAGTACGAAAACGTCGACAGTGAGGAACTGGAGACGGCGTCGGACGCCCTCGAATCGGCGACCGAGAGTCTCTCGGAGGAACTGCAGGAGATCGGCAAGCAGATGTACCAGGAGCAGGCCCAGCAGGCTGCCGGCGGTGCTGGTCCCGGCGGCGCAGGCGCTGCGGGTGCTGGTCCCGGTGCGGGAGCCGGTCCCGGCCCGGGCGGTGCTGGTCCGGGTGCGGACGGCGGCGACGAGGAGTACGTCGATGCGGACTTCGAGGACGTCGACGAAAGCGACGACGAGTAA
- a CDS encoding nucleotide exchange factor GrpE, translating into MSEQDASDTDDADESAPEDAADATPDEVSADETTADEWETLDDVAEDDDESDGTAEFEAGDDLLDRVESTDDEQLANEIASLRMRVDSLESEVQEREEEADELESKLARTKADFQNYKKRMKKRREEEKQRATEDLVERLLDVRDNLKRALEQDEDADIRDGIEATLRQFDEELRQENVEEIDPEPGEEVDPQRHEVLLRVESDQPAGTIAEVHRPGYEMAEKVIRAAQITVSEE; encoded by the coding sequence ATGAGCGAGCAGGACGCCTCCGACACGGACGACGCCGACGAGTCGGCACCCGAGGACGCGGCGGACGCAACCCCCGACGAGGTGTCCGCCGACGAGACCACGGCCGACGAGTGGGAGACGCTCGACGACGTGGCCGAGGACGACGACGAGAGCGACGGTACCGCGGAGTTCGAGGCCGGCGACGACCTGCTCGACCGCGTCGAGTCCACAGACGACGAACAGTTGGCCAACGAGATCGCGTCGCTCCGGATGCGCGTCGACTCACTGGAATCGGAGGTACAGGAACGCGAGGAAGAAGCCGACGAACTGGAGTCGAAACTCGCCCGGACGAAAGCGGACTTCCAGAACTACAAGAAGCGGATGAAAAAGCGCCGCGAGGAGGAGAAACAGCGGGCCACCGAGGACCTGGTCGAGCGCCTGCTCGACGTGCGAGACAATCTGAAACGAGCGCTCGAACAGGACGAGGACGCCGACATCCGGGACGGCATCGAGGCCACGCTGCGCCAGTTCGACGAGGAACTGCGACAGGAGAACGTCGAGGAGATCGACCCAGAACCGGGCGAGGAGGTCGATCCTCAGCGCCACGAGGTTCTGCTCCGTGTCGAGTCCGATCAGCCAGCCGGTACCATCGCGGAGGTCCACCGTCCCGGCTACGAGATGGCCGAGAAGGTGATCCGGGCGGCACAGATCACCGTCAGCGAAGAGTGA
- a CDS encoding DEAD/DEAH box helicase family protein: protein MLRLTFEDGTVRLAGDVPTGLPGVERDPRSQTGRAPAVRYHELRRALDDRGVEYEDRVLDRQSLDLSATYELREYQRDALDAWLDTDDAVSEGADGGGDRPPAPRGVLELPTGSGKTVIGIEAIETLGVPTLVVVPTIDLLEQWREELKREFDVPVGQFGGGEQRGETLTVATYDSAYLRADDVGDRFGLLVFDEVHHLGGEGYRDIGRLFAAPARLGLTATFERPDGAHEVIEDLVGPVVYRLDADDLAGDHLAEYDLKRIEVALTSEEREAYEREQGTFTDYLAQSNIQLRSGSDYQELVKRSGTDPRAREALLAKQRAREIMMNADRKVEELAGILDRHREDRVIVFTAHTDLVYRLSERFLVPAITGETAADERREILSRFREGTYSTVVTANVLNEGIDVPDANVAVVLSGSGSEREFTQRLGRILRPKESEAGGDGDGDDGDGDRAGPGRALLYEIVSEETAEERVARRRR, encoded by the coding sequence GTGCTGCGGTTGACCTTCGAGGACGGGACCGTTCGACTGGCCGGCGACGTACCGACGGGGCTGCCCGGCGTCGAACGCGACCCGCGCTCACAGACCGGGCGCGCACCGGCGGTCCGGTACCACGAACTCCGGCGGGCGCTCGACGACCGCGGCGTCGAGTACGAGGACCGCGTGCTCGACCGCCAGTCCCTCGATCTGTCCGCCACCTACGAACTCCGCGAGTACCAGCGGGACGCCCTCGACGCCTGGCTGGACACGGACGACGCGGTGAGCGAGGGAGCAGACGGTGGCGGCGACCGCCCCCCGGCACCGCGGGGCGTCCTCGAACTCCCGACGGGGAGCGGGAAGACCGTCATCGGCATCGAGGCCATCGAGACCCTGGGCGTGCCGACGCTCGTGGTGGTCCCGACCATCGACCTGCTGGAGCAGTGGCGCGAGGAACTGAAGCGGGAGTTCGACGTACCGGTCGGGCAGTTCGGCGGCGGCGAACAGCGGGGCGAGACACTGACGGTGGCAACCTACGACTCGGCGTACCTCCGGGCCGACGACGTTGGCGACCGATTCGGCCTGCTCGTCTTCGACGAGGTGCACCACCTCGGGGGCGAGGGGTATCGCGACATCGGTCGGCTGTTCGCCGCGCCCGCCCGCCTCGGTCTGACCGCGACTTTCGAGCGCCCCGACGGCGCACACGAGGTGATCGAAGACCTCGTCGGCCCGGTCGTCTACCGCCTCGACGCCGACGACCTCGCGGGCGACCACCTCGCGGAGTACGACCTGAAACGGATCGAAGTGGCGCTCACCTCCGAAGAGCGCGAGGCCTACGAGCGCGAGCAGGGAACCTTCACCGACTACCTCGCCCAGTCGAACATCCAGCTGCGGAGCGGGAGCGACTACCAGGAACTCGTCAAGCGGTCGGGAACCGACCCACGAGCCCGGGAGGCGCTACTGGCCAAACAGCGTGCCCGCGAGATCATGATGAACGCCGACCGCAAAGTCGAGGAACTGGCGGGCATCCTCGACCGCCACCGCGAGGATCGGGTGATCGTCTTCACCGCCCACACCGACCTCGTCTATCGCCTCTCCGAGCGATTCCTCGTTCCGGCTATCACGGGAGAGACGGCCGCCGACGAACGCCGGGAGATCCTCTCACGGTTCCGGGAGGGGACGTACTCGACGGTCGTGACGGCGAACGTCCTCAACGAGGGGATCGACGTACCCGACGCCAACGTCGCGGTCGTCCTCTCGGGGAGCGGGAGCGAACGGGAGTTCACCCAGCGACTCGGGCGGATCCTCCGGCCGAAGGAGAGCGAGGCCGGCGGCGACGGGGACGGTGACGACGGGGACGGAGACAGAGCGGGACCAGGACGCGCGCTCCTATACGAAATCGTCAGCGAGGAGACGGCGGAGGAACGGGTCGCCCGGCGGCGGCGTTAG
- a CDS encoding DUF790 family protein, with protein sequence MLTKDLLRVSRAGGGYQPRFADADDEALSARVIGVFQGHLDQSRTTLEDALTDLEREADDFKLVRGFTKLLEREATFETRAPVDPERARKTAFEAATAVGVVTSEERQQALATAADRLDCTPEEVETSLYADRECEQVLADLQARWDPADLVTQYNLSLAQTALFDATEVRVRSSDPKTVVSAVKRLRLMYEIRRTDEGREVVVTGPDALFRATRRYGTRFARLLRTVAGTAEWTVSATVDDRGTDREMVLTDADVSVPDAEPVTEMTFDSGVEADFATRFQSLDLDWDLVREPEPLAAGAHVVIPDFAFEYKHADFRVFFEIMGFWTPEYVEKKLDRLADLESVELLVAVDESLGVGEEIEARDHRAIPYSGTVRIKDVRDALRRYEDELAADAAADLPDELTPDEDAITLAELADRHGVSESALEGKIFSEHERVGRTLVRPAVLETLEKEIEEGMALSEAEGILEECGIDDASAVLSRLGYRVEWEGLGGGTVREK encoded by the coding sequence GTGCTGACCAAGGACCTGCTCCGGGTGTCCCGGGCCGGCGGCGGCTACCAGCCCCGCTTCGCCGACGCCGACGACGAAGCGCTGTCGGCCCGCGTGATCGGCGTCTTTCAGGGCCACCTCGACCAGTCCCGCACGACTCTGGAGGACGCGCTCACCGACCTCGAACGCGAGGCCGACGACTTCAAACTGGTTCGGGGCTTCACGAAACTCCTCGAACGCGAGGCCACGTTCGAGACACGTGCGCCGGTCGACCCCGAGCGTGCCCGCAAAACCGCCTTCGAGGCTGCCACAGCGGTCGGTGTGGTTACCAGCGAGGAGCGCCAGCAGGCCCTCGCGACCGCGGCCGACCGCCTGGACTGTACCCCCGAGGAGGTCGAGACCTCGCTGTACGCAGACCGCGAGTGCGAGCAGGTCCTCGCCGATCTGCAGGCTCGCTGGGACCCCGCCGACCTCGTGACCCAGTACAACCTCTCGCTGGCCCAGACCGCGCTCTTCGACGCCACCGAGGTCCGGGTTCGATCGTCGGATCCCAAAACCGTCGTCTCGGCGGTCAAGCGACTCCGCCTGATGTACGAGATCAGGCGGACCGACGAGGGCCGGGAGGTGGTCGTGACGGGACCGGACGCCCTCTTCCGTGCGACTCGTCGCTACGGCACGCGCTTCGCCCGCCTGCTCCGGACGGTCGCCGGCACCGCCGAGTGGACCGTCTCCGCGACCGTCGACGACCGCGGGACCGACCGCGAGATGGTCCTGACCGACGCGGACGTGTCGGTGCCGGACGCCGAACCCGTGACCGAAATGACATTCGATAGCGGCGTCGAGGCCGATTTCGCCACCCGGTTCCAGTCGCTGGATCTGGACTGGGATCTCGTCCGGGAACCCGAACCGCTCGCGGCGGGTGCCCACGTCGTCATCCCCGATTTCGCCTTCGAGTACAAACACGCCGACTTCCGCGTGTTCTTCGAGATTATGGGGTTCTGGACGCCCGAGTACGTCGAGAAGAAACTCGACCGCCTGGCCGACCTCGAATCCGTCGAGTTGCTCGTCGCCGTCGACGAGAGCCTGGGGGTGGGCGAGGAGATCGAGGCCCGTGACCACCGCGCGATACCCTACTCCGGAACGGTCCGGATCAAGGACGTTCGGGACGCGCTCCGGCGCTACGAAGACGAACTCGCCGCCGACGCTGCCGCCGACCTCCCCGACGAACTCACACCCGACGAGGACGCGATCACCCTCGCCGAACTGGCCGACCGCCACGGCGTCAGCGAATCTGCCCTCGAAGGCAAGATTTTTTCAGAGCACGAGCGGGTGGGACGGACGCTGGTGCGGCCCGCGGTGCTGGAGACGCTTGAGAAAGAGATCGAGGAGGGAATGGCGCTGTCGGAAGCCGAGGGGATTCTGGAAGAGTGCGGTATCGACGACGCCAGTGCGGTCCTCTCGCGGCTGGGATATCGCGTAGAGTGGGAAGGGCTCGGCGGCGGCACCGTGAGAGAGAAGTAA